In Candidatus Saccharimonadales bacterium, one DNA window encodes the following:
- the efp gene encoding elongation factor P, translating to MYNPTELKKGVVVQLDGKPFRVTEYNQKVMGRGGSIVNVKLKNLIDGSVIPKTFKGQEKIESAEVINRNVQYLYKDAQDFYFMDPETFEQFQLPADVVDSASSYLKEGDSLTLQSFGEAIINVELPKNLYLEVTYTEDVVKGDTTSNVLKDATVETGLVVKVPSFIKQGDVISVDTTTGEYRERKK from the coding sequence ATGTATAACCCTACAGAATTAAAAAAAGGTGTTGTTGTCCAGCTAGATGGCAAACCCTTCAGAGTTACCGAGTATAACCAAAAGGTTATGGGTCGGGGCGGCAGCATCGTAAATGTGAAGCTAAAAAATTTAATTGACGGTAGTGTCATACCAAAAACTTTTAAAGGACAGGAAAAAATTGAATCTGCTGAGGTTATTAATCGTAATGTTCAGTATCTCTATAAGGACGCTCAAGATTTTTATTTTATGGATCCAGAAACTTTTGAGCAGTTTCAACTACCGGCTGATGTTGTTGATAGCGCCAGTAGCTATTTAAAAGAAGGCGATAGTCTGACGCTTCAGTCTTTTGGTGAAGCTATTATCAATGTTGAGTTGCCAAAAAACTTATATCTTGAAGTGACATACACTGAAGACGTCGTTAAGGGCGATACGACGAGTAACGTTCTAAAAGACGCTACTGTTGAAACAGGTCTTGTCGTAAAGGTACCCTCATTTATTAAACAAGGTGATGTTATCTCCGTCGATACAACTACCGGTGAATACCGCGAACGCAAGAAATAA
- the rpsR gene encoding 30S ribosomal protein S18, protein MALKRFKKDVPAFFDYKDVKSLQYFINIYGQIEPIAKTGLSAKQQRQLATAIKRARHLAMLPFVTSN, encoded by the coding sequence ATGGCACTTAAACGATTCAAAAAAGATGTTCCAGCGTTTTTTGACTACAAAGACGTCAAATCATTGCAGTACTTCATTAACATTTATGGTCAAATTGAGCCAATTGCAAAAACTGGTCTATCTGCTAAGCAGCAACGACAGCTTGCGACGGCAATTAAGCGAGCACGCCACTTAGCGATGCTTCCATTTGTTACTTCTAACTAA
- a CDS encoding single-stranded DNA-binding protein: MAKSINQVILMGRLTRDPEQRTTTSGKTIANFSIAVDRGGQDDQADFFEVTAWEKLGELVIQYLGKGRRVLVQGRLRQDSWDDKETGKKRTKVEVVATDVTFLDGPNGDAPSSSSAPSSQSANKKSNDVVIQDIDDKPIDLSEIPF, encoded by the coding sequence ATGGCCAAAAGCATCAACCAGGTGATTTTAATGGGACGTTTAACGCGTGATCCTGAACAGCGGACTACCACTAGTGGTAAAACGATTGCAAATTTCTCTATCGCAGTTGATCGCGGCGGCCAAGATGACCAAGCTGATTTTTTCGAGGTTACAGCCTGGGAAAAGCTAGGTGAGCTGGTTATTCAGTATCTAGGTAAAGGACGTCGTGTCCTTGTACAGGGACGACTACGACAAGATAGCTGGGATGATAAAGAAACTGGTAAGAAACGTACGAAAGTAGAAGTTGTTGCCACAGATGTTACATTCCTCGATGGGCCAAATGGAGATGCACCAAGCTCTTCATCTGCTCCGTCATCACAATCTGCTAATAAGAAATCCAACGATGTTGTTATTCAAGACATCGATGACAAACCAATTGATCTAAGCGAAATTCCATTTTAA
- a CDS encoding uracil-DNA glycosylase: protein MDKQAQIDQLKADILEKNICSELAAQATNLVIGDGSLDAEIVFIGEAPGKNEDEQGLPFVGASGKFLNDMLSQAGMVRSDVYITNIVKYRPPNNRDPSPDEKKAFWPYLLKQLQIIQPKVVITLGRHSMEYFLPEMKISQIHGQTKRIQFGDSKLVIVPLYHPAAALYNGSLRQTLIEDFLSVPEIIKAL from the coding sequence ATGGATAAACAAGCTCAGATTGATCAGCTAAAAGCAGATATTTTAGAAAAAAATATTTGTTCAGAACTTGCCGCTCAGGCAACGAATCTTGTAATTGGTGATGGCAGTCTTGATGCCGAGATTGTTTTTATTGGTGAAGCACCAGGAAAGAACGAAGACGAGCAAGGCTTACCATTCGTGGGAGCATCAGGTAAGTTTTTAAATGACATGTTATCCCAAGCTGGTATGGTGCGATCCGATGTCTATATCACTAATATCGTAAAGTATCGGCCACCAAATAATCGTGATCCTTCACCAGACGAAAAAAAGGCCTTTTGGCCGTACTTATTAAAACAACTTCAGATTATTCAACCAAAAGTTGTCATTACACTCGGCCGTCACAGTATGGAGTATTTTTTACCCGAGATGAAAATTAGTCAAATTCATGGTCAGACAAAACGTATACAATTTGGTGATAGCAAACTTGTTATCGTACCGCTATATCATCCGGCCGCAGCGTTATATAATGGCAGCCTTCGACAGACTTTGATCGAAGACTTCCTTAGTGTTCCTGAGATCATAAAAGCTCTGTAA
- the rpsF gene encoding 30S ribosomal protein S6: MKEYELTVLIHPDLEVDIEAPLTKVRDLVKTHGGEIVSEDNWGKKKLAYRIKSEDFAVYVYFEVKLPADALLKISNTLNITDEVLRYLLVTVDEKGRRALEEAKVRSAASASRDDKEEE, translated from the coding sequence ATGAAAGAATATGAACTAACAGTTCTCATTCATCCTGACCTAGAGGTAGACATTGAGGCGCCACTTACAAAAGTGCGTGACCTCGTGAAAACTCATGGTGGTGAAATTGTAAGCGAAGATAATTGGGGTAAAAAGAAACTTGCGTACCGTATCAAAAGTGAAGACTTTGCGGTATACGTTTACTTCGAAGTAAAGCTACCTGCTGATGCATTACTTAAAATCAGTAATACATTAAACATTACAGACGAAGTACTACGTTACTTACTTGTAACTGTTGATGAAAAAGGTCGCCGAGCGCTAGAAGAAGCAAAAGTACGATCAGCAGCGTCCGCATCACGCGACGATAAAGAAGAGGAGTAG
- a CDS encoding DNA translocase FtsK 4TM domain-containing protein, producing MAKRRKSTHKKTNKGQLGPKHSLPSGFWTQVGAVFLIAISVLLVVAWFGAGGPVLEWMHASALSTIGYAVYVIPLLFIYVAVEIFRAENNRLPFVMKLATAFLIVWFAGLFGLMKDDAGKTNGGFVGTTVNSAMSSLVNDAVAAFIYVLLILITVLFVLRVSPVTIIKKFWELVRTNSPEQDENVKIMKKAAATDATTSTAIGELKLNAGVPMVNANDFPEDKKQSRMSTLRGSVVRDKAAEDQSALVSVTDPNWEAPSIDLLEKKQAPADAGDVQQNAQIIKDTLHEFSIDVEMEGANIGPKVTQYTLRPPSGVKLTRITALETNIALNLAAQSLRIEAPIPGQRAVGIEVPNRRAADVRLYGVLSSKQWKSSVEPLSFAIGKDISGEAVVGELNKMPHLLIAGQTGSGKSVMINALLTSLLYRNSPSEMKLILVDPKHVEMAAYEDIPHLLTPVITEPEKTISALKWAVNEMERRYRLLAEEKIKDIKTYNQKIQSGGKKISVADDEGVVHQHDDGAMPYIVIVIDELADLMMVAARDVEALVVRLAQKARAVGIHLVLATQRPSVDVITGLIKANVPARIAFTVASQVDSRTILDQVGAEKLLGQGDMLMLTPSMNKPKRIQGAWVMDDEVMKITDHLRMQSAPQYNDEIVSQPVQLNGKGGVVMDFDGGGDDDMYRDALRVVVDSGKASTSLLQRRLRIGYARAARIIEQMEEQGVIGAADGARPREVLISSLDDVAGAEV from the coding sequence ATGGCTAAGAGACGAAAATCAACACATAAAAAAACCAACAAGGGACAGCTGGGGCCTAAGCACAGCTTGCCGAGCGGATTTTGGACGCAAGTTGGTGCAGTCTTCTTAATTGCGATATCGGTACTTCTTGTTGTGGCTTGGTTTGGTGCGGGCGGTCCTGTCCTCGAATGGATGCATGCCTCGGCTTTGAGCACAATTGGATATGCTGTATACGTTATTCCGCTCCTATTTATTTATGTCGCCGTTGAGATATTTCGCGCCGAAAATAATCGTCTTCCATTTGTTATGAAGCTTGCCACGGCATTTCTTATTGTCTGGTTTGCCGGGCTTTTTGGACTTATGAAGGATGATGCCGGCAAAACGAATGGTGGTTTCGTCGGAACAACGGTCAACAGTGCTATGTCTAGCCTTGTTAATGACGCAGTCGCAGCATTTATCTATGTCCTCCTCATCCTGATTACAGTGCTGTTTGTGCTTAGGGTGTCACCGGTTACTATCATCAAAAAATTCTGGGAGTTGGTTCGTACTAATTCGCCCGAGCAAGATGAAAACGTTAAAATTATGAAAAAAGCCGCAGCTACCGATGCAACTACATCAACAGCTATTGGCGAACTAAAACTCAACGCAGGGGTACCAATGGTTAACGCCAATGATTTTCCCGAAGATAAAAAACAATCACGTATGTCGACACTCAGGGGTAGCGTCGTAAGAGACAAGGCTGCGGAGGATCAGTCTGCTCTTGTCTCAGTGACCGACCCTAACTGGGAAGCGCCAAGCATTGATTTACTTGAGAAAAAGCAGGCACCAGCTGATGCGGGTGATGTTCAGCAAAATGCGCAAATTATCAAAGATACACTTCATGAATTTAGTATCGATGTTGAGATGGAAGGTGCTAATATTGGACCAAAAGTAACGCAGTATACACTTCGTCCTCCGAGCGGTGTCAAGTTAACAAGAATTACTGCCCTTGAAACAAATATTGCACTAAATCTTGCAGCTCAGTCCTTGCGTATTGAAGCACCTATCCCTGGTCAGCGCGCTGTCGGTATTGAAGTGCCTAACCGACGTGCTGCAGATGTTCGTTTATACGGTGTTCTTAGCTCTAAGCAGTGGAAGTCTTCAGTGGAGCCACTATCATTCGCTATCGGTAAAGATATTTCAGGGGAAGCAGTGGTTGGTGAGTTAAATAAGATGCCCCATCTTTTGATTGCTGGTCAAACTGGTAGTGGTAAATCCGTTATGATCAACGCACTTCTTACGAGCCTGCTATATCGTAATAGTCCTTCGGAAATGAAACTGATTCTTGTAGATCCGAAGCATGTGGAAATGGCTGCATATGAAGATATTCCGCATCTTTTGACACCTGTCATTACGGAACCTGAAAAGACAATCAGCGCACTTAAATGGGCTGTTAACGAGATGGAGCGTCGCTACAGATTACTTGCTGAGGAAAAAATTAAAGATATTAAGACCTATAACCAAAAAATACAATCCGGAGGCAAAAAGATTTCCGTTGCCGACGACGAAGGCGTAGTGCATCAACATGATGATGGTGCGATGCCATATATCGTAATTGTCATAGATGAGCTCGCCGATCTGATGATGGTTGCCGCGCGCGATGTTGAAGCACTTGTGGTTCGATTGGCTCAAAAAGCCCGTGCCGTTGGTATTCATTTGGTACTTGCGACGCAGCGTCCATCAGTTGATGTCATTACCGGACTTATTAAGGCTAACGTACCGGCACGTATCGCTTTTACAGTAGCCTCACAAGTTGACAGTCGAACTATTCTTGACCAGGTAGGTGCAGAAAAACTACTCGGACAGGGTGATATGTTAATGCTTACTCCGAGTATGAATAAGCCAAAACGTATACAAGGCGCATGGGTAATGGATGATGAGGTGATGAAAATTACTGATCATCTTCGCATGCAGTCAGCACCACAGTACAATGATGAAATTGTTTCACAGCCAGTACAGCTAAACGGTAAGGGTGGCGTAGTTATGGACTTTGATGGTGGTGGTGACGATGATATGTACCGTGACGCTCTACGTGTCGTTGTGGATAGCGGTAAGGCCTCAACTTCACTACTTCAGAGACGCCTTCGCATAGGTTATGCACGCGCTGCTCGTATCATTGAGCAAATGGAAGAACAAGGTGTCATCGGCGCTGCCGACGGAGCTCGTCCCCGAGAGGTACTTATCAGTAGTCTCGATGATGTTGCCGGTGCTGAAGTTTAA
- a CDS encoding ribonuclease J — translation MGQRRTGSVQGDDQSKRPQGQQRPKSNNTILNSTTTRKGEVFRAQRRTSESVNLRASQHMINIPVNKSVYNGYGGRQFSLADQKGKPRDNGAPKLRIMPIGGLGEMGIGKNCMAIEYDNDIIVIDMGFLFPGADYPGINYIIPDVSYLEENKHKIRGIVFTHGHLDHIGAFRHIIDKIPAPVFGSKFTLGMVKRTMEEATTDYEPEYNELDPETHERVQLGDSFNIELVRVNHSIPDATAVVIRTPLGVLIDTGDWRFETAPVDGKKFDIERMTEIATTEGILMLMNESTNCESEGTHEHGEPEVQVSMGQVMDKYANSRLIMSCFSSQIHRMQGILEEAKKHDRKVAFAGYSMIQNLEVALRAGVIKVPKDTVVKMEDVVKLPDGKVTIICTGSQGEFNAVLNRMASGSHKFIKIKNSDVIVFSSNAIPGNEKYVVRTVDGLMREGSDVIQNGKTHLTGIGPLHLSGHGYYDDHVKLITALNPKYYLPIHGEFHMLHHNAVLAEKECGIPRDNIFVCDSGDVIEITTEGAKKNGRIPVGGLMYDDSGAIVSEVVLKDRIHMAGEGMFVVVLTLARGSGRLMTSPDIISRGFIYLRDSEELMGMIRQYLKQKVSRIGGKRFDMDVLKKELKDEITHILYDQTRRTPIVIPVINEIGGSGGGNGQNRPQQGQDGRPQGDNRRPAPVGGNSFRVEHPANEDQSTSQPTSRNFPERQVPDTEAIEPKSSIDTRGY, via the coding sequence ATGGGACAACGAAGAACTGGAAGCGTCCAAGGAGACGATCAATCGAAACGACCACAAGGTCAACAACGACCAAAATCAAATAATACTATCTTAAACAGCACAACGACACGTAAGGGCGAAGTTTTTCGTGCTCAACGTCGTACAAGTGAGAGTGTTAATCTACGTGCAAGCCAGCACATGATAAATATTCCTGTTAACAAGTCGGTATATAACGGCTATGGCGGTCGTCAATTTAGCTTGGCTGACCAAAAAGGTAAGCCACGTGATAATGGTGCGCCAAAGCTAAGGATTATGCCAATCGGTGGCCTTGGCGAAATGGGCATCGGTAAAAACTGTATGGCAATTGAGTATGATAACGATATTATCGTGATTGATATGGGCTTCTTATTCCCAGGGGCGGACTATCCTGGAATCAACTACATTATTCCTGACGTCAGCTACCTTGAAGAGAATAAACATAAAATTCGAGGAATTGTATTTACGCACGGACACCTCGATCACATCGGTGCTTTCCGCCACATTATAGATAAAATTCCAGCACCTGTTTTCGGTAGCAAGTTCACACTTGGTATGGTGAAGCGGACAATGGAAGAGGCGACAACTGACTATGAACCCGAATATAACGAACTCGATCCCGAAACACATGAACGCGTACAGCTAGGTGACAGTTTTAATATTGAACTAGTACGCGTCAATCACTCAATTCCTGATGCGACAGCAGTTGTTATCCGTACACCGCTAGGTGTCCTAATTGATACTGGTGACTGGCGATTTGAAACAGCACCAGTTGATGGTAAAAAGTTTGATATTGAGCGTATGACTGAAATCGCCACGACTGAAGGCATTCTTATGCTCATGAATGAGTCAACAAACTGTGAATCTGAAGGTACTCATGAACATGGGGAGCCTGAAGTCCAGGTATCAATGGGTCAAGTTATGGATAAATATGCTAATAGTCGTCTGATTATGAGTTGTTTCTCCTCACAGATTCACCGTATGCAGGGTATCCTAGAAGAAGCTAAAAAACATGACCGTAAAGTAGCTTTTGCTGGCTACTCGATGATTCAAAACCTCGAAGTTGCCCTTCGTGCCGGCGTTATCAAGGTTCCAAAAGACACAGTTGTTAAAATGGAAGATGTTGTGAAATTACCTGACGGCAAAGTAACAATTATCTGTACTGGTTCACAGGGTGAATTTAATGCTGTACTAAACCGCATGGCAAGTGGATCACATAAATTTATCAAGATTAAAAACTCCGACGTTATTGTGTTTAGCTCAAATGCAATTCCTGGTAACGAAAAGTATGTTGTGCGTACTGTTGATGGGTTAATGCGAGAGGGTAGTGATGTTATCCAAAACGGTAAGACTCACTTAACTGGCATCGGACCACTTCACCTTTCAGGACATGGCTATTATGACGATCACGTCAAACTAATCACTGCACTTAATCCAAAGTACTACCTTCCAATTCATGGTGAGTTTCATATGCTTCATCACAACGCAGTTCTTGCCGAGAAAGAGTGTGGTATTCCAAGAGATAACATTTTCGTGTGTGACAGCGGTGATGTAATTGAAATCACTACTGAGGGCGCTAAGAAAAACGGCCGTATCCCAGTAGGTGGTCTCATGTATGATGACAGCGGTGCTATTGTTTCTGAAGTTGTTCTAAAAGACCGTATACACATGGCTGGTGAAGGTATGTTCGTTGTTGTTCTCACATTAGCACGGGGCAGCGGACGTCTCATGACAAGCCCCGATATCATTTCAAGAGGTTTCATTTACTTACGTGATAGTGAAGAGCTAATGGGAATGATTCGTCAGTATCTAAAACAGAAAGTTTCACGCATTGGCGGAAAGCGCTTTGATATGGATGTTCTCAAGAAAGAACTCAAAGATGAGATCACTCATATCCTTTACGATCAAACCCGTCGTACGCCAATCGTTATTCCTGTCATTAATGAGATTGGCGGAAGTGGTGGCGGTAATGGTCAAAATCGCCCTCAACAGGGCCAAGATGGTCGTCCGCAAGGCGATAATCGACGCCCTGCACCAGTTGGTGGTAACAGCTTCCGAGTTGAACATCCAGCAAATGAAGATCAATCTACATCTCAGCCTACATCTCGTAATTTTCCAGAGAGACAGGTTCCTGACACTGAAGCTATTGAGCCAAAAAGCTCAATTGATACACGTGGTTACTAA
- a CDS encoding TlyA family RNA methyltransferase, producing MKQRLDIELAKRGVTASRSQAESWIKLGKVIVDGKVIKKPGHFVSDQSIISLETSEQFVSRAGLKLASVATLLHLDFREKVVLDVGSSTGGFTDYALQHGAKKVFAVDVGTDQLHPSLHGHPKISLHEKTDIRDFVPSDTPDIIVMDVSFISLREILPHIASVSGKETQIVAMVKPQFEAGRHQINKGVIKNDAVRREILRDFEVWAKNLFVISDKRDSDIAGAKGNHERFYLLRSLQK from the coding sequence ATGAAACAACGCCTCGATATTGAACTAGCAAAGAGGGGCGTAACGGCAAGTCGTTCTCAAGCAGAAAGCTGGATTAAGCTAGGGAAAGTTATTGTTGACGGTAAGGTTATTAAAAAACCAGGTCACTTCGTTTCAGATCAATCAATAATTAGCCTTGAGACATCCGAGCAATTTGTTAGTAGAGCTGGTCTCAAGCTCGCGAGTGTCGCAACATTATTACATCTCGATTTCCGCGAAAAAGTAGTACTCGATGTCGGTAGTAGTACTGGTGGTTTTACGGATTATGCACTACAGCATGGTGCAAAAAAAGTTTTCGCGGTTGATGTTGGAACGGATCAATTACACCCAAGTCTTCACGGTCATCCAAAAATATCACTGCACGAAAAGACAGATATTCGTGATTTCGTCCCAAGTGATACTCCCGATATTATTGTCATGGATGTTAGTTTTATTAGTCTACGTGAGATTCTCCCGCACATTGCATCAGTGAGCGGCAAAGAAACACAGATCGTTGCAATGGTAAAACCACAGTTTGAAGCGGGTCGTCATCAAATTAATAAAGGTGTCATTAAGAATGATGCTGTCCGACGGGAGATTCTCCGTGACTTTGAGGTCTGGGCAAAAAACTTATTTGTTATTAGTGACAAGCGTGATAGCGACATTGCGGGTGCGAAAGGGAACCACGAGCGGTTCTATCTCTTAAGGTCTTTACAAAAATAG